The Desulfomicrobium orale DSM 12838 genome includes a window with the following:
- the rimI gene encoding ribosomal protein S18-alanine N-acetyltransferase, which translates to MREGVVLRFLRPEDAAALAGLEGEVFADAWSAERFVSLLGREQFLAAGAFGGGPEARRDALLHAYVSAYSVAGELEIVNVAVRTALRGQGLGTRLLLFFLREAAGRGVGRAVLEVRQGNAAAHALYARCGFTAIGRRKKYYSDTGEDALVLEWRPEACRSDGSAGSAGK; encoded by the coding sequence GTGCGGGAAGGTGTTGTTCTGCGTTTTTTGCGGCCAGAAGACGCCGCCGCTCTGGCCGGGCTCGAAGGCGAGGTGTTTGCCGACGCCTGGAGCGCGGAGCGTTTCGTGTCCCTGCTGGGGCGGGAGCAGTTTCTGGCGGCGGGCGCTTTTGGCGGCGGGCCGGAGGCCCGGCGGGACGCTTTGCTGCATGCCTACGTCAGTGCGTACAGTGTGGCGGGCGAGCTGGAAATAGTCAACGTGGCCGTGCGTACAGCCTTACGCGGCCAGGGGCTGGGCACCCGTTTACTGCTTTTTTTCCTGCGCGAGGCTGCCGGACGCGGAGTTGGAAGGGCTGTCCTTGAAGTGCGGCAGGGCAATGCCGCCGCCCATGCGCTGTATGCCCGGTGCGGCTTCACCGCCATCGGCAGGCGCAAGAAATATTATTCCGATACGGGAGAGGACGCTCTGGTGCTGGAGTGGAGGCCGGAGGCGTGCCGCTCAGACGGAAGCGCCGGGTCCGCCGGAAAATGA
- a CDS encoding GAF domain-containing protein — translation MAKTYSSLDRLLEAVGSVFDAYSVALFRRNAEGAFDLAASFSLGDSIPKNLTIEAGHGLAGWILKNNTPLLVEKFDRKRSLLGYYPPGQDEGIKVFMGCPLPGGLGALCMDSKKTYAFTDKDQRVLSLFAQVVAAIVTDMGEVEASSREQMLYRFLQQVYDLRETYPKWTEFLNCYLALVAGGGMCELSFLVVSDEWGDNYLLEGANKPFPPDTVSPGQLFSMNSGLLGWVFKKNQPAFFDDRRSEQGHTPLFGRDIPGLTLNTLLAFPLKVHTRCRGVLVIGDREGRVIDEELKSFAKMAADYLALFLENLYLKNKLRRFMPPGLMEHGGDDYGPGDASL, via the coding sequence ATGGCCAAGACATATTCTTCTCTGGACAGACTGCTGGAAGCCGTGGGCAGCGTTTTCGACGCCTATTCGGTGGCGCTGTTCCGCCGCAACGCCGAAGGCGCCTTCGACCTCGCGGCCTCCTTTTCGCTGGGAGATTCCATCCCCAAGAATCTGACCATCGAGGCCGGGCACGGCCTGGCGGGGTGGATTCTGAAAAACAACACGCCCCTTCTGGTGGAGAAGTTCGACCGGAAGAGATCCCTGCTCGGCTATTATCCTCCGGGACAGGATGAGGGCATCAAGGTGTTCATGGGCTGTCCCCTGCCGGGGGGGCTCGGCGCTTTGTGCATGGACAGCAAGAAGACCTATGCCTTCACGGACAAGGATCAGCGCGTCCTGTCCCTGTTTGCCCAGGTCGTGGCGGCCATCGTCACGGACATGGGCGAGGTGGAGGCCAGCAGCCGGGAACAGATGCTGTACCGCTTTCTGCAGCAGGTTTACGACCTGCGGGAAACCTATCCCAAATGGACGGAATTTCTGAATTGCTATCTGGCCCTGGTGGCCGGAGGCGGAATGTGCGAGCTGTCCTTTTTGGTGGTCAGCGACGAATGGGGGGACAACTATCTGCTCGAGGGCGCCAACAAGCCGTTTCCGCCCGACACCGTCTCGCCGGGCCAGCTTTTCAGCATGAACAGCGGCCTTCTGGGCTGGGTGTTCAAGAAAAACCAGCCCGCCTTCTTCGACGACCGCAGAAGCGAGCAGGGGCACACGCCGCTGTTCGGCCGGGACATTCCCGGCCTGACCCTGAACACGCTGCTGGCCTTCCCCCTGAAAGTGCATACCCGCTGCCGGGGCGTGCTGGTCATCGGCGACCGGGAAGGCCGCGTCATCGACGAGGAGCTGAAATCCTTCGCCAAAATGGCGGCGGACTACCTGGCCCTTTTTCTGGAGAATCTGTATCTGAAGAACAAGCTGCGGAGGTTCATGCCGCCCGGCCTGATGGAACATGGCGGCGATGACTACGGCCCCGGAGATGCGAGTCTTTAA
- the pglZ gene encoding BREX-1 system phosphatase PglZ type B has translation MRLLDHLLKAVRGVAVFNPEVQVAPACILWPDRDRQWEAVIPVLQAELPELLVLGDYAPEKRVGPAIWLRCVLAGRAEGVSLPKGQTPIFYLPGVSRQDLRAVENCPDHLKPLAELQYRGVIWSQSNAKDWTILAYLKSDQGGLGLDVAQDNDAKNAMQLALYRLLDENVSLLKGKRLDKDYFNTLLTGGDPIRDLLQWLNQGDAFQASRGENEWKAFVEVCKSQLAFNPQNEGALAGSTRLANHEGPWHAVWERYCEAPRRYPNIPAQIRKCRPPNDTLFWHMEESSFDGWPQWNDDQEKNLHRDLLALAKAPAHEARAKIKELEKQHGRRRSLVWAELGDAPLACAVEHLATIAEITGGGLAAGSVDDLAAGYRSHGWRVDDGVIRALAQVDSAADFDAVTTAIRSVYLPWVEESARYLQKLVDGTSYPGGTCLTAKAVPFSPGDCVLFVDGLRFDAGKRLVGSLEECGFEISEEPVWAALPSVTATGKAAVTPVRDKIRGEDGNPDFEPSVADTGQSLKGGYHLKRLLTDAGWSILARSADGNGQGMAWCEFGDIDHEGHDRGWKLAKHIDALILEITERITELLAAGWKRVRVVTDHGWLLLPGGLPKIDLPSALADNKWGRCASLKPGATSEERLYPWYWNPNRYFALADGVSCFKKGEEYAHGGLSLQECLTLHLTVTRGESAQAATSVEFTDVVWRGLRCTVAVDGNFSGLSLDVRSQAGDSSSSVVVGSKPLKDNGTASVVVEDEDMEGREATVVLVDANGSLVAQIATVIGGGNT, from the coding sequence ATGAGACTGCTTGATCATCTCCTGAAAGCGGTTCGTGGTGTCGCCGTCTTCAACCCGGAGGTTCAGGTTGCACCGGCCTGTATCCTGTGGCCGGATCGTGACCGCCAGTGGGAAGCCGTCATACCCGTTCTTCAGGCCGAACTGCCTGAACTCCTGGTCCTGGGCGACTATGCGCCCGAAAAGCGGGTTGGGCCTGCCATCTGGTTGCGCTGCGTGCTTGCCGGTCGAGCCGAGGGTGTTTCACTGCCCAAGGGTCAGACGCCGATTTTTTATCTGCCGGGCGTCAGCCGCCAGGACCTGCGGGCTGTCGAAAATTGCCCTGATCACTTGAAGCCGCTTGCTGAACTGCAATACCGGGGCGTGATCTGGTCACAAAGCAATGCGAAAGACTGGACGATCCTGGCCTATCTGAAATCCGATCAGGGCGGGCTTGGGCTGGATGTCGCCCAGGACAACGATGCCAAAAACGCCATGCAGCTCGCGTTGTATCGACTCCTCGACGAGAATGTCTCCTTGCTGAAAGGCAAGCGTCTGGACAAGGACTACTTCAACACCCTGTTGACGGGGGGCGACCCGATTCGCGACCTCCTGCAGTGGCTCAACCAGGGGGACGCCTTCCAGGCAAGTCGGGGCGAGAACGAATGGAAGGCCTTTGTCGAGGTCTGCAAGTCTCAACTGGCCTTCAACCCCCAGAACGAAGGCGCTTTGGCCGGGAGCACCCGGCTCGCCAACCATGAAGGCCCTTGGCATGCCGTCTGGGAGCGCTACTGCGAAGCACCCAGGCGCTACCCCAATATCCCGGCACAAATCAGAAAATGTCGTCCGCCGAATGACACCCTTTTCTGGCACATGGAAGAAAGTTCTTTCGACGGCTGGCCTCAGTGGAACGACGACCAGGAGAAAAACCTTCACCGTGATTTGCTGGCCCTTGCCAAAGCGCCCGCGCACGAAGCGAGGGCGAAGATTAAAGAGCTGGAAAAACAGCACGGACGAAGGCGCTCTCTGGTCTGGGCCGAATTGGGTGATGCACCCCTGGCCTGTGCAGTGGAACACCTGGCGACCATTGCCGAGATCACCGGAGGCGGCCTTGCCGCAGGTTCGGTGGACGACCTCGCAGCAGGGTATCGCAGTCATGGATGGCGGGTTGATGACGGAGTGATCCGGGCTTTGGCTCAGGTCGATAGTGCTGCCGATTTTGATGCCGTGACGACCGCCATCCGATCGGTTTACCTGCCGTGGGTGGAAGAATCGGCCCGCTATCTCCAGAAATTGGTAGATGGCACATCGTATCCAGGAGGTACCTGTCTGACGGCAAAGGCAGTACCTTTCAGTCCCGGGGACTGCGTTCTCTTCGTCGACGGACTCCGTTTCGATGCCGGGAAGCGTTTGGTTGGCTCTTTAGAGGAATGCGGGTTTGAAATTTCCGAGGAACCTGTTTGGGCGGCCCTGCCGAGTGTAACCGCAACCGGTAAGGCGGCGGTCACCCCGGTACGGGACAAAATTCGCGGTGAGGATGGCAACCCCGATTTTGAGCCGTCCGTAGCAGATACCGGTCAGTCATTAAAGGGCGGCTACCACCTGAAGAGGCTTTTGACTGACGCAGGATGGTCGATCCTCGCGCGCTCCGCTGATGGCAATGGCCAGGGTATGGCCTGGTGTGAATTTGGAGACATCGACCATGAAGGTCACGACCGTGGATGGAAACTTGCCAAGCACATCGATGCCCTGATTCTGGAGATCACAGAGCGTATCACGGAGCTTCTGGCAGCAGGATGGAAACGTGTTCGGGTTGTGACAGACCATGGCTGGTTGTTGCTGCCCGGGGGATTGCCAAAAATCGATCTTCCCAGCGCCTTGGCCGATAACAAGTGGGGCCGATGCGCCTCATTAAAACCCGGGGCCACTTCCGAGGAGCGGCTTTACCCATGGTACTGGAACCCAAACCGGTACTTTGCCCTTGCCGATGGCGTGAGCTGCTTCAAGAAAGGCGAAGAGTATGCCCATGGCGGACTGAGCCTGCAAGAGTGCCTGACGCTACATTTGACGGTAACGCGAGGCGAATCTGCTCAGGCTGCAACATCTGTCGAATTTACCGACGTGGTGTGGAGGGGGCTGCGCTGCACCGTTGCCGTGGATGGCAACTTCTCGGGTTTATCGCTTGATGTTCGTAGCCAAGCTGGCGATTCATCGTCCAGTGTGGTCGTCGGCAGCAAACCGCTTAAAGACAACGGGACAGCCTCCGTAGTTGTCGAGGACGAGGACATGGAGGGGCGTGAAGCAACGGTGGTCCTGGTCGATGCCAATGGATCGCTGGTTGCGCAAATTGCCACAGTGATTGGTGGAGGTAATACATGA
- the brxL gene encoding BREX system Lon protease-like protein BrxL has product MPTYVVEFLLGRYCASTEQDEIDEGLEIVQRQLKSRTVKAGEEELFKARARENGEVKIIDLITARLDAKTDSYIATLPSLRLTDVRISPELANEHERMLTGGFYAEISLNYDAAIAQESKGRPFGVESLREIQLSKRDVLDILAEARKSFTTDEWKEFLLRSIGIESNGLSRRQRDALMLRMVPFVERNYNLVELGPRGTGKSHLFQQVSPYAHLISGGKATVARMFVNNATGQRGLVCQYDVVCFDEVSGVSFDQKDGVNIMKGYMESGEFSRGKESIRADGSIVLVGNFDVDVEHQQRIGHLFGPMPPEMKDDTAFMDRIHAFLPGWDVPKISKELLTNHFGLVSDFLSECWSQLRNQSRVSVLQNRVFFGGALSGRDTNAVNKTVSGLLKLLYPGEGEAVDEDIEWAVHIAMEARRRVKEQQKRIGAAEFRNTHFSYVMGTDGVEKFVSTPELQSENSIGADPLEPGQVWTISPGGGEEHPGLYRIEINEGPGSGVKILNKPVPPAFKESMGYAEQNLYARAMQLVGDKDPRHHEFTAQLRAFDASKSGAKLGMASLIALCTAFLKKSVRGGLIIVGEINLGGSIEPIHNPVTIAEIAVEKGASALLMPVSCRRQLVDLSDDMATKIDIQFYSDTKDALLKAMVE; this is encoded by the coding sequence GTGCCGACCTATGTGGTCGAGTTCCTGCTCGGCCGCTACTGCGCCAGCACCGAGCAGGACGAGATTGATGAGGGTCTCGAGATCGTCCAAAGGCAACTCAAATCGAGAACGGTCAAGGCCGGGGAAGAAGAGCTCTTCAAGGCTCGGGCCAGGGAAAATGGCGAGGTCAAAATCATCGACCTCATCACCGCTCGCCTGGATGCGAAGACCGACTCCTACATCGCTACACTGCCCAGCCTGCGATTGACCGATGTCCGCATTAGCCCGGAACTGGCGAATGAACATGAGCGAATGCTGACAGGTGGCTTTTATGCCGAAATCAGTCTGAACTACGATGCGGCTATTGCCCAGGAGAGCAAAGGCAGACCGTTCGGGGTTGAGTCGCTCCGGGAGATCCAACTCTCAAAACGCGATGTGCTCGACATCCTAGCCGAGGCTCGCAAGTCCTTCACTACCGACGAGTGGAAGGAATTCCTGCTTCGATCCATTGGCATTGAATCAAACGGATTGTCCCGGCGGCAACGCGATGCCTTGATGCTGCGAATGGTTCCCTTTGTCGAGCGTAACTACAACCTGGTGGAACTCGGTCCCAGAGGAACGGGCAAGAGCCATCTCTTCCAGCAGGTTTCTCCGTATGCGCATCTGATTTCCGGGGGTAAGGCCACGGTTGCCCGGATGTTCGTCAACAACGCAACCGGCCAGCGCGGATTGGTCTGCCAATACGATGTGGTCTGCTTCGATGAGGTGTCCGGCGTCTCTTTCGACCAGAAGGATGGCGTGAACATCATGAAGGGGTACATGGAGTCCGGTGAATTCAGCCGCGGCAAGGAAAGCATCCGAGCCGATGGCAGTATCGTCCTGGTTGGCAATTTCGATGTGGATGTTGAACATCAACAGCGCATCGGACACCTGTTTGGCCCCATGCCACCCGAGATGAAAGACGACACCGCTTTCATGGACCGAATCCACGCCTTTCTGCCCGGCTGGGATGTTCCCAAGATCAGCAAGGAGCTGTTGACGAATCACTTCGGTCTGGTGAGCGATTTCTTGTCCGAGTGTTGGAGCCAGCTTCGTAATCAGAGCAGAGTGAGCGTATTGCAAAACCGGGTGTTCTTCGGTGGCGCTCTGTCGGGGCGCGATACCAATGCGGTCAATAAAACCGTGAGCGGACTGCTCAAGCTCCTCTATCCTGGTGAAGGTGAGGCTGTTGATGAGGACATCGAGTGGGCCGTCCATATCGCCATGGAGGCAAGGCGTCGCGTCAAGGAACAGCAGAAGCGTATCGGCGCGGCGGAATTCCGTAATACGCACTTCAGCTACGTGATGGGGACCGATGGCGTGGAAAAGTTTGTCTCGACTCCAGAACTGCAAAGCGAAAACAGCATTGGTGCCGATCCCCTTGAGCCCGGCCAGGTCTGGACCATCTCGCCGGGTGGCGGTGAAGAGCACCCGGGACTCTACCGTATCGAGATCAACGAAGGCCCGGGTTCCGGCGTCAAGATCCTCAACAAACCCGTGCCGCCTGCTTTTAAGGAAAGCATGGGCTACGCAGAACAAAATCTCTACGCCCGGGCAATGCAACTGGTCGGGGACAAAGACCCTCGTCACCACGAATTCACCGCTCAACTCCGAGCCTTTGACGCATCCAAGTCCGGTGCGAAACTCGGCATGGCGTCACTCATCGCGCTCTGTACGGCTTTCTTGAAGAAGAGTGTTCGCGGCGGCCTCATCATCGTGGGGGAGATTAACCTGGGCGGGTCTATCGAGCCTATTCACAACCCTGTCACCATTGCCGAGATCGCAGTTGAAAAAGGCGCCTCGGCTCTCTTGATGCCGGTTTCCTGCCGTCGGCAGCTTGTTGACCTGTCCGATGATATGGCGACGAAGATCGATATCCAGTTTTATTCCGATACCAAGGATGCCCTCCTGAAGGCCATGGTGGAGTGA
- a CDS encoding 16S rRNA (uracil(1498)-N(3))-methyltransferase gives MSRLNSFHLPPALWREPFILADEEARHLIRVLRARPGDTIRLFDGRGRWGLFRISTITGKKAELDALSITAAPEPPPGLTLAVGWSKSLRRGYLLEKAVELGAAAIWFWQAERSQGEISQGAETWERQTVAAAKQCGALWLPEIRALRGAPELLQAAGSFGCRLLCWEKKEMEFIQPAELIHPAGCIAVIGPEGGLTENEARLFLSHNFAPRTLGPRILRFETAALFLLSLRLWAGRA, from the coding sequence ATGAGCCGGCTCAATTCGTTCCACCTTCCTCCCGCCCTCTGGCGGGAGCCCTTCATCTTGGCGGACGAGGAAGCCCGGCACCTGATCCGTGTCCTGCGGGCCCGTCCCGGCGACACCATCCGCCTGTTCGACGGCCGCGGCCGGTGGGGGCTTTTCCGGATCAGCACCATCACAGGGAAAAAAGCCGAACTGGACGCCCTTTCCATAACCGCCGCACCCGAACCGCCTCCCGGCCTGACCCTGGCTGTGGGCTGGTCCAAAAGCCTGCGGCGCGGCTACCTGCTGGAAAAAGCGGTGGAACTGGGCGCGGCGGCCATCTGGTTCTGGCAGGCCGAGCGATCCCAGGGTGAAATCTCTCAGGGCGCCGAAACCTGGGAGCGCCAGACCGTGGCCGCAGCCAAACAGTGCGGCGCATTGTGGCTGCCGGAAATACGTGCGTTACGCGGCGCTCCGGAGCTTCTCCAGGCGGCCGGTTCCTTCGGCTGCCGGCTACTTTGCTGGGAAAAGAAAGAAATGGAATTCATCCAGCCCGCCGAGCTGATCCACCCGGCGGGCTGCATCGCCGTGATCGGCCCCGAAGGCGGCCTGACCGAAAACGAAGCCCGGCTGTTCCTGAGCCACAACTTCGCACCCAGAACTCTCGGCCCCCGCATCCTGCGCTTTGAAACCGCCGCCCTGTTCCTGCTCTCTCTGCGGCTGTGGGCCGGGCGGGCATAA
- a CDS encoding YheT family hydrolase, which yields MNRLLTGFPFHSGHMHTLFPPLFRPEPRVLYERRRFETSDGDFVDLDWSAGGGKRLAVILHGLEGHSRRKYVLGMARAARIRGLDVLAMNFRGCGGEPNRKLFMYHSGWTRDLHEILLMVRETGRYESVVLVGFSLGANMVLKYLGEDPDRVPDSVRGAVALSVPCDLEDSARALARPLCRIYTRYLLGQLREKIAEKGRLFPGALDLTGLEQISTFQEFDDRFTAPLHGFRDALDYWRKSSCKQFLTAIRHPACIINARNDPFLGPACFPEEEARENRHLTLLMPDTGGHVGFVSRGGEYWSEWTAMRFLRECAQ from the coding sequence TTGAACCGTCTGCTCACGGGGTTTCCGTTTCATTCGGGGCACATGCACACTCTGTTTCCGCCGCTGTTCCGGCCGGAACCCCGCGTGCTTTACGAGCGGCGGCGTTTTGAGACCTCCGACGGGGATTTTGTCGATCTGGACTGGTCCGCCGGCGGCGGAAAGCGGCTGGCGGTCATTCTGCACGGTCTGGAAGGACATTCCCGCCGGAAATACGTGCTGGGCATGGCCCGTGCGGCCCGTATCCGGGGGCTCGACGTGCTGGCCATGAATTTCAGGGGGTGCGGCGGAGAGCCCAACCGGAAACTTTTTATGTACCATTCCGGGTGGACCCGCGATCTGCATGAGATTTTGCTCATGGTCCGGGAAACGGGCCGGTACGAGAGCGTGGTTCTGGTGGGATTCAGCCTGGGCGCGAACATGGTGCTCAAATATCTGGGCGAGGACCCGGACCGGGTTCCGGATTCGGTGCGCGGGGCGGTAGCCCTTTCCGTACCCTGCGATCTGGAGGATTCGGCCAGGGCTCTGGCCCGGCCCTTGTGCCGGATATACACGCGTTATCTGCTCGGACAGTTGCGGGAGAAAATCGCGGAAAAGGGCCGCCTGTTCCCGGGAGCCCTGGATCTGACCGGCCTGGAGCAGATCAGCACGTTTCAGGAGTTCGACGACCGTTTTACCGCTCCCCTGCACGGGTTCCGGGATGCTCTGGACTATTGGCGGAAGTCCTCCTGCAAGCAGTTTCTGACAGCCATCCGCCATCCGGCCTGCATCATCAACGCCCGCAACGATCCGTTTCTGGGACCGGCCTGCTTTCCCGAGGAGGAGGCGCGGGAGAACCGCCATCTGACCCTCCTCATGCCGGATACGGGCGGCCATGTCGGGTTCGTGAGCCGGGGTGGGGAATACTGGTCCGAATGGACGGCCATGCGTTTTCTCCGGGAATGTGCACAGTGA
- the gcvT gene encoding glycine cleavage system aminomethyltransferase GcvT, with protein sequence MSSLLTTPLHDWHVANGARMVPFAGWSMPVQYRGILEEHKHTRTRASLFDISHMGEFLLEGPGATSILSRVVTHNLQTLAPGKCRYGFLLNERGGVLDDLIVYRLAEEKYMLVVNGARIDADFSWIAGLLPSGLRFLNQSDKTAKIDLQGPASFAALAAAIPGDWESLGYFGFRETRIEDFPLLVSRTGYTGELGYELYLPWDKAEWLWERLLNEPDVLPAGLGARDTLRLEMGLPLYGQDLDEEHTPVEAGYGAMLTSSEPFVGKAGLDAVRERLIGLRIEGRRSARPHDEVYLGDTRAGVVTSGSIAPSLGCCVALAYVRADLADASSFAIKAARTSLEAVRVEPPFYTEGTARKKTGT encoded by the coding sequence ATGTCCTCTTTGCTGACCACTCCCCTGCACGACTGGCACGTGGCAAACGGTGCCAGAATGGTGCCCTTCGCGGGCTGGAGCATGCCCGTGCAGTACCGGGGCATTCTGGAGGAGCACAAGCACACCAGAACCCGGGCCTCGCTTTTCGATATCAGCCACATGGGCGAATTTCTGCTTGAAGGCCCCGGAGCCACCAGTATTCTGTCCCGCGTGGTGACCCACAATCTTCAGACCCTTGCGCCGGGAAAATGCCGCTACGGATTTCTGCTGAACGAGCGGGGCGGCGTGCTGGACGACCTCATCGTGTACCGTCTGGCCGAAGAAAAATACATGCTGGTGGTCAACGGCGCACGCATCGACGCGGATTTCTCGTGGATCGCGGGACTGCTGCCCTCCGGACTGCGCTTTCTGAACCAAAGCGATAAAACCGCCAAGATCGATCTTCAAGGGCCGGCATCCTTTGCGGCCCTTGCCGCCGCCATTCCCGGCGACTGGGAGAGCCTTGGATATTTCGGATTCAGGGAGACGCGGATCGAGGATTTCCCTCTGCTGGTCAGCCGGACCGGCTATACCGGCGAGCTGGGCTACGAGCTGTATCTGCCCTGGGACAAGGCCGAGTGGCTGTGGGAGCGCCTGCTGAATGAACCCGATGTGCTCCCGGCGGGCCTCGGGGCGCGGGATACCCTGCGCCTGGAAATGGGCTTGCCCCTGTACGGTCAGGACCTGGACGAGGAACATACCCCGGTGGAGGCCGGTTATGGCGCGATGCTCACCAGCTCCGAGCCTTTCGTGGGCAAAGCCGGATTGGATGCGGTCCGCGAAAGACTGATCGGCCTGCGTATCGAGGGGCGGCGCAGCGCCCGGCCCCACGACGAGGTCTATCTGGGGGACACCAGAGCAGGCGTGGTCACCAGCGGCTCCATCGCCCCGAGCCTTGGCTGCTGTGTGGCCCTGGCCTACGTCCGGGCGGATCTGGCCGACGCTTCCTCCTTTGCCATCAAGGCCGCCAGAACGTCGCTTGAGGCCGTGCGCGTGGAACCGCCTTTCTACACCGAAGGCACGGCCCGGAAAAAAACCGGCACCTGA
- a CDS encoding peptidylprolyl isomerase — translation MVVMETSKGTLKIELYPEKAPLTCENFLSYVRDGFYDGTIFHRVIPNFVLQGGGLTSRMQEKETRPAIRNEADNGLKNLEGTLSMARTQAVDSATSQFFINLRDNAFLDHGSRDFGYAVFGRVAEGMDVVRSIARVETCDLGFYQDVPKEPVLIERMYEE, via the coding sequence ATGGTTGTCATGGAAACATCCAAGGGGACATTGAAGATCGAACTGTATCCGGAAAAGGCGCCGCTTACCTGCGAGAATTTTCTGTCCTATGTGCGGGACGGCTTTTACGACGGAACCATCTTTCACCGGGTGATCCCGAATTTCGTCCTGCAGGGCGGCGGACTGACCAGCCGCATGCAGGAGAAGGAGACCCGTCCGGCCATCAGGAACGAGGCCGATAACGGGCTGAAGAATCTGGAAGGCACCCTGTCCATGGCCAGAACGCAGGCCGTGGACAGCGCCACTTCCCAGTTTTTCATCAATCTGCGGGATAACGCCTTTCTCGATCACGGCTCCAGGGATTTCGGCTATGCGGTTTTCGGTCGCGTGGCCGAGGGCATGGATGTGGTCCGGTCCATCGCCCGGGTGGAAACGTGCGATCTGGGCTTTTATCAGGATGTGCCCAAGGAGCCGGTGCTCATAGAGCGGATGTACGAGGAGTAA
- a CDS encoding NUDIX domain-containing protein — MTEHEPKQIYVVDADNRPLAVMPVEEVHSQNLRHRGFFLLLTDSSGRLVLRRRTANWDIPGGGHIGIDEAADEAAERALPGVLQSQELSPHHRLHLESGAGTGNEAVDIFEIRIPDRMLHHFTDSLEYLLVDRDEFQALAASYQDCFTAALATVWDRRLYRWPDMTGRESGVS; from the coding sequence ATGACGGAACACGAGCCGAAACAGATTTACGTGGTGGATGCGGACAACCGGCCCCTGGCCGTCATGCCCGTGGAAGAAGTCCATAGTCAGAATCTGCGGCACCGCGGATTTTTTCTGCTGCTGACGGACAGTTCCGGCCGTCTGGTCCTGCGCAGGCGTACCGCAAACTGGGACATCCCCGGCGGCGGGCACATAGGCATCGACGAAGCGGCGGATGAAGCGGCGGAACGCGCACTGCCCGGCGTGCTGCAAAGCCAGGAGCTGAGCCCTCATCACAGACTGCATCTGGAAAGCGGAGCGGGCACGGGCAACGAAGCCGTGGACATTTTCGAAATCCGGATTCCGGACCGCATGCTCCATCATTTCACGGACAGCCTGGAATACCTTCTGGTGGACCGGGACGAATTCCAGGCCCTGGCCGCATCGTACCAGGACTGTTTCACCGCGGCACTCGCCACCGTGTGGGACAGACGGCTGTACCGCTGGCCGGACATGACCGGCCGCGAATCGGGCGTCAGTTGA
- a CDS encoding rod shape-determining protein produces the protein MFFGKLFGFFSKNLAMDLGTANTLLYSPKEGIILNEPSVVALDVRNDSILAVGREAKEYLGRTPERIRAVRPLKDGVIADFEVTKAMIAYFIRKTITGRRFARPRMAICVPAGITQVEKRAVIESALQAGVREVRLIEEPMAAAIGAGLPIHEPRGNMVVDIGGGTTEVAVISLSAVAYAESVRIAGDEINDCIQRYVQDEFKLLIGENMAEAAKMQIASAVPPAESMQFRVAGKNLVDGTPKSIVLTDAHVREAIREPVNAIVAAVRRALEKTPPELVADIATNGLLLAGGGALLKGLDKLITQESSLLVHIDDGPLTTVVRGTGRAMEDPERFGGVYIN, from the coding sequence ATGTTTTTCGGTAAACTGTTTGGTTTTTTCAGCAAGAATCTGGCTATGGATCTGGGTACGGCCAACACCCTGCTGTACTCTCCGAAGGAAGGAATCATTCTGAACGAGCCTTCGGTCGTGGCTCTGGACGTGCGCAACGACTCCATTCTGGCCGTGGGACGGGAGGCCAAGGAGTATCTGGGCCGCACCCCGGAGCGCATCCGGGCGGTCCGGCCCCTGAAGGACGGCGTCATCGCGGACTTCGAGGTCACCAAGGCCATGATCGCCTATTTCATCCGCAAAACCATAACCGGCAGGCGCTTCGCCAGACCGCGCATGGCCATCTGCGTGCCGGCGGGCATCACCCAGGTGGAAAAGCGGGCGGTGATCGAGTCGGCCCTGCAGGCGGGAGTCCGTGAAGTGCGCCTCATAGAGGAGCCCATGGCCGCGGCCATAGGCGCTGGGCTCCCTATTCACGAACCCCGGGGCAACATGGTGGTGGATATCGGCGGCGGCACGACGGAAGTGGCGGTCATTTCCCTTTCGGCGGTGGCCTATGCCGAATCCGTGCGCATTGCCGGAGACGAGATCAACGACTGTATCCAGCGGTACGTTCAGGATGAATTCAAGCTTCTGATCGGCGAGAACATGGCCGAGGCGGCCAAGATGCAGATCGCTTCGGCCGTGCCGCCCGCCGAGTCCATGCAGTTCAGGGTGGCCGGAAAGAATCTGGTGGACGGCACGCCCAAATCCATCGTTCTGACGGACGCCCATGTGCGCGAAGCCATCCGGGAGCCGGTGAACGCCATTGTGGCCGCCGTGCGCAGGGCTCTGGAAAAGACCCCGCCCGAGCTGGTGGCGGATATTGCCACCAACGGTCTGCTGCTGGCCGGAGGCGGCGCTTTGCTGAAGGGACTCGACAAGCTCATCACTCAGGAGAGCTCGCTGCTGGTGCATATTGACGATGGCCCCCTGACCACGGTGGTCCGCGGTACGGGCCGGGCCATGGAAGATCCGGAGAGGTTCGGCGGAGTCTATATCAACTGA